The Pyruvatibacter sp. HU-CL02332 genome includes a window with the following:
- the lptD gene encoding LPS assembly protein LptD, protein MGEEGVISLQRRGKDTTTQRLGMLAACTCALLAALTAAPQEANAQSARPADRIVLIDPSETVADRTPDKTLVGGPENAELDPYRTTQTFEQPEDTVLIEADEMVHDREVDVVTASGNVEVTSDSRVLLADSIVYDRGTKTVTANGNVSLLQPDGQVLFADSMVLSDDFADAVGETVRLLLEENARIAANSGTRSAGNRTELKKAVYTVCDVCEEDPNSSPLWQIRSFNVVHDKEKKRVEYEDAFIEFFGVPIMYTPYFSHPDPTVKRQTGLLTPTIAVSPEFGTTVRTPFFWNIAPNMDFTFRPRWQTQVGDVYAGEFRHHIGFGQYKIDASATWPDEETVRGTDIEPFRGHVFADGQFDITEKTQAGFDLKLTSDETYLRRYDIFNENDLISTAYVRTIDDRNFARAEAFYFQGLQANDDQASIPFVTPLVDAEYYLEPLVAGGQVKGRFNALNLQRTEGTSFQRFSGDIGWDISRTAKSGEQFGAFADVRGDVYVVDEDVINGVGQNKSSVQTRVMPTLGVEYRWPWISTGEKSSQIIEPIVQAIYSPSNSNPRDIPNDDSLSVDFDTTHLFDRNRYPGLDRFEDGARVNYGLQYSLLGDNGGQANILLGQSYRLEESATFPAGSGLQDSDSDVVGRVQINPGPYLDVVSRFRADPKDGKLLRNEVSLTSSFNLFEDRGVGISANYVFLDADLDTVNNREGEEVTGSFSFNFAENWWMNGHARRDLRRAEMVSDGVGLTYQDECFLFSLNFNQSFIRDRDIEPTNSVTFRIQLVSLGEFGASTTVSSAQTN, encoded by the coding sequence ATGGGGGAAGAAGGGGTCATTTCTCTTCAACGTCGGGGAAAAGACACAACGACCCAGCGTCTGGGGATGCTGGCTGCCTGCACCTGCGCGCTACTGGCAGCCTTGACGGCCGCGCCACAGGAGGCCAACGCGCAGTCAGCCCGCCCCGCTGATAGAATTGTCCTTATTGATCCCAGCGAAACCGTAGCTGACCGCACGCCCGACAAGACTCTTGTGGGCGGCCCCGAAAATGCTGAACTGGATCCGTACCGAACCACTCAGACATTCGAGCAACCCGAAGATACGGTCCTCATCGAAGCCGATGAGATGGTGCATGATCGCGAGGTCGATGTTGTTACTGCCAGTGGCAACGTGGAAGTTACATCGGATTCTCGCGTGCTGTTGGCAGATTCAATTGTCTATGACCGCGGCACAAAAACGGTAACGGCCAATGGGAACGTAAGCCTTCTTCAGCCAGATGGTCAGGTTCTGTTTGCAGATTCAATGGTGCTGTCGGATGACTTCGCTGACGCAGTCGGTGAAACCGTTCGCCTCTTGCTTGAAGAGAATGCGCGCATCGCGGCAAATTCAGGCACGAGAAGCGCTGGCAACCGAACTGAGCTCAAGAAGGCCGTCTACACTGTCTGCGACGTGTGTGAAGAAGATCCAAACTCTTCCCCGCTGTGGCAAATTCGATCCTTCAACGTCGTACACGACAAAGAAAAGAAGCGCGTCGAATATGAAGACGCCTTCATTGAGTTCTTTGGTGTGCCGATCATGTACACCCCTTATTTCAGCCACCCTGACCCGACAGTGAAACGGCAGACAGGCCTGCTCACACCGACAATTGCGGTCTCGCCGGAATTTGGAACGACGGTCCGCACACCGTTCTTCTGGAATATTGCGCCGAACATGGACTTTACGTTCCGTCCGCGCTGGCAAACCCAGGTTGGCGATGTCTATGCCGGTGAGTTCCGCCATCATATCGGGTTTGGCCAATACAAGATTGATGCAAGTGCGACCTGGCCGGATGAAGAGACCGTTCGAGGCACTGATATTGAGCCATTTCGCGGGCATGTGTTCGCAGATGGTCAGTTTGATATCACTGAAAAAACCCAAGCCGGCTTTGACCTAAAACTGACATCAGATGAGACCTATCTGCGCCGATATGACATCTTCAACGAGAATGATCTGATTTCGACTGCATATGTTCGGACGATCGACGACCGAAACTTTGCGCGCGCGGAAGCCTTCTACTTCCAAGGCCTTCAGGCCAACGATGACCAAGCCAGCATCCCATTTGTTACGCCGCTGGTTGACGCGGAGTACTACCTTGAACCGCTTGTAGCGGGCGGCCAGGTCAAGGGCAGATTCAATGCCCTCAACCTGCAACGGACTGAAGGCACAAGCTTCCAGAGGTTCTCCGGGGATATTGGCTGGGACATTTCCCGCACAGCCAAGTCAGGTGAGCAGTTCGGCGCGTTCGCCGACGTGCGGGGTGATGTTTATGTGGTCGACGAAGATGTGATCAATGGTGTTGGTCAGAACAAATCTTCGGTGCAAACGCGAGTTATGCCGACATTGGGCGTTGAGTATCGCTGGCCCTGGATCAGCACTGGTGAAAAATCGTCACAAATCATTGAGCCAATCGTTCAAGCCATTTACTCGCCCAGCAACTCCAATCCGCGTGACATTCCCAACGATGACAGCCTGAGCGTCGACTTTGATACGACGCACCTGTTTGATCGCAATCGCTATCCGGGTCTTGATCGTTTCGAAGATGGCGCACGGGTCAACTACGGACTGCAGTACTCATTGCTTGGTGACAATGGTGGCCAGGCAAACATCCTGCTTGGCCAGTCTTACCGACTGGAAGAAAGCGCAACATTCCCTGCAGGCAGCGGACTTCAAGACAGCGATTCTGATGTGGTGGGCAGGGTCCAGATCAACCCGGGCCCCTATCTCGACGTTGTCAGCCGGTTCCGAGCTGACCCAAAGGACGGGAAACTTCTTCGCAACGAAGTCTCTTTGACTTCCAGTTTCAATCTTTTCGAAGACCGTGGTGTCGGCATTTCCGCCAACTACGTTTTCCTCGATGCGGACCTAGATACGGTCAACAATCGTGAGGGCGAAGAAGTTACGGGCAGCTTCTCATTCAACTTCGCGGAAAACTGGTGGATGAATGGTCATGCTCGCCGTGACCTGCGACGCGCTGAAATGGTGTCTGATGGCGTTGGCCTCACATATCAGGACGAGTGTTTCCTGTTCTCTTTGAACTTCAATCAGAGCTTTATTCGTGACCGCGATATCGAACCGACCAACTCTGTCACGTTCCGTATCCAACTCGTGAGTCTTGGCGAATTTGGCGCCTCAACAACGGTATCCAGCGCGCAGACAAACTAG
- a CDS encoding peptidylprolyl isomerase, translating into MHTKLLKNLRQGALSARANAFRGLTLAIASVGLAALLSGPSSAQMVQKIAAIVNDSVISGYDLEQRLGLVFATAGVPRTPENVERIRPQILRALVDERLQIQEALDKNIDVDDADIDQSIERLGGRSNMSLEQIQEFLQSVNVNVDTLRNQVFAELAWNELVESRFGPRVTVTDTEIDTVLERIINQSELASYLVSEVLVSVETPEDETRARAAAAQLVDQLRQGGDIRAIAGQFSQAPTAANGGDAGWIIDGQLSSALNSSLRVLKIGETSDPIRTVAGYHILQLRDRRLSGDQMDPMDATITIEAINIPFTEGMPRAKLERTGNAIGEALKTPMACGELESFAKKLDPNSRFSRIEDRAMRAFPAPARPALMELEVNKWGAPQRTPDGIELVVLCNRNMVERQLPSRNDIENQLFNQELAMMSRRYLRDLRRNAVVEMR; encoded by the coding sequence ATGCACACAAAACTGCTCAAAAATCTGCGCCAAGGCGCGCTTTCTGCACGCGCCAACGCGTTTCGCGGACTGACTCTTGCTATTGCATCTGTGGGCCTGGCCGCCCTGCTCTCTGGCCCATCATCGGCCCAGATGGTGCAAAAAATTGCAGCTATTGTGAATGATAGCGTCATCTCCGGTTATGATCTGGAGCAGCGACTTGGGCTCGTGTTCGCAACGGCTGGTGTCCCTCGCACGCCGGAAAATGTAGAGCGAATTCGACCTCAGATTTTGCGAGCTCTCGTCGACGAGCGTCTGCAAATTCAAGAAGCTCTGGATAAAAACATTGATGTTGATGATGCTGATATTGACCAGTCCATCGAGCGTCTGGGCGGGCGGAGCAACATGTCCCTGGAGCAGATCCAGGAGTTTCTGCAATCCGTCAATGTGAATGTGGACACACTGCGCAATCAGGTCTTTGCTGAACTTGCGTGGAACGAACTGGTGGAAAGCCGTTTTGGACCACGAGTCACCGTAACTGATACGGAAATCGACACGGTACTTGAGCGGATCATCAATCAGTCTGAGCTGGCATCCTACCTCGTGTCGGAGGTTCTGGTATCTGTGGAAACACCGGAAGACGAAACGCGCGCTCGAGCGGCAGCTGCGCAATTGGTTGATCAGTTGAGGCAGGGCGGTGATATCCGCGCTATTGCGGGGCAGTTCAGCCAAGCACCGACAGCTGCCAATGGCGGCGATGCCGGGTGGATCATCGACGGACAGCTCTCAAGCGCGCTGAATTCATCGTTGCGTGTTTTGAAAATCGGAGAGACATCGGATCCAATCCGGACTGTTGCGGGCTATCACATTCTCCAATTGCGGGATCGTCGGCTGAGCGGAGACCAAATGGATCCCATGGATGCCACCATCACCATTGAAGCCATCAACATACCCTTCACCGAGGGCATGCCCCGCGCAAAGCTGGAACGCACAGGCAATGCAATTGGTGAGGCTCTCAAAACCCCGATGGCATGTGGTGAACTGGAGTCGTTCGCCAAAAAGCTCGATCCAAACTCGCGCTTCAGCCGGATCGAAGATCGGGCAATGCGCGCATTTCCTGCACCTGCTCGCCCCGCACTCATGGAACTTGAGGTGAACAAGTGGGGCGCGCCTCAACGAACCCCGGATGGCATCGAACTTGTTGTGCTGTGCAATCGCAATATGGTCGAACGTCAATTGCCCAGCAGGAATGATATCGAAAACCAGCTGTTCAATCAGGAACTGGCCATGATGTCTCGCCGCTATCTACGTGATCTGCGACGCAATGCTGTTGTCGAAATGCGGTGA